One window from the genome of Jeotgalibaca sp. MA1X17-3 encodes:
- the tsaE gene encoding tRNA (adenosine(37)-N6)-threonylcarbamoyltransferase complex ATPase subunit type 1 TsaE produces the protein MTFTIETNQETETIALAEIVGRLVEQKDLILLEGELGAGKTTFTKGLAKGLNIEHVIKSPTYTLIREYTKGRMPLYHMDVYRLEEGGGDGLGLEEYFYGNGLTVIEWATFIEEELPDEFLKIILVPNHHSLGKRTITFIPQGQRYKELLKTIEKEWLAE, from the coding sequence ATGACATTCACCATCGAAACAAATCAAGAAACAGAAACAATTGCATTAGCAGAAATAGTTGGAAGATTAGTAGAACAAAAAGATCTTATTTTATTAGAAGGCGAATTAGGTGCTGGAAAGACAACTTTTACAAAGGGCCTTGCGAAAGGACTGAATATTGAACATGTGATTAAAAGTCCTACCTATACATTGATTCGTGAATATACAAAAGGAAGAATGCCTTTATATCACATGGATGTTTACCGCTTGGAAGAAGGTGGTGGTGATGGATTGGGGTTAGAGGAATATTTCTATGGAAATGGCCTTACTGTAATAGAATGGGCTACTTTTATTGAAGAAGAATTACCTGATGAGTTTTTGAAAATCATACTTGTTCCCAATCATCATTCACTTGGAAAACGTACGATTACATTTATTCCGCAAGGTCAACGTTATAAAGAACTATTGAAAACTATTGAAAAAGAATGGCTAGCTGAATAA
- a CDS encoding DeoR/GlpR family DNA-binding transcription regulator, protein MLKEERLETIQDMMTGQGIVRVSELTDKLQVTEMTIRRDLKELEEAGMIERIHGGAKAVEKLVESERSHYEKQEINIEEKIEIAKKIASMLHKNDTVFLGTGTTLELVFDYLEVLPLRIITNSYHTFEKFKKNSAYDLILVGGSYRVRTGAFVGSIANQTLSKFKVKKAFIGVNAINDNEVYTSNEEEGVTQGIVLDNAKEKYIVADYSKIDKEDFYSFYNLDEVTGVVTDSKVTSDMKINIEKYTAVLNGEGGLS, encoded by the coding sequence TTGCTTAAAGAAGAACGTTTAGAAACAATACAAGATATGATGACTGGACAGGGGATTGTGCGAGTTTCTGAATTAACTGATAAACTGCAGGTCACGGAAATGACTATACGTCGAGACTTAAAAGAACTCGAAGAAGCAGGAATGATTGAAAGGATACATGGTGGAGCTAAAGCAGTTGAGAAGCTTGTAGAGAGTGAACGATCTCACTATGAAAAACAAGAAATTAATATAGAAGAAAAAATAGAAATTGCAAAAAAGATTGCATCCATGCTCCATAAAAATGATACGGTTTTCCTGGGTACAGGAACTACATTAGAGTTAGTGTTTGATTACCTGGAAGTATTACCTTTACGTATTATTACGAACTCTTATCATACATTTGAAAAATTCAAGAAGAACAGTGCTTATGATTTAATATTAGTAGGTGGAAGTTATCGAGTAAGGACAGGTGCTTTTGTAGGCTCGATTGCTAACCAGACATTGTCTAAATTTAAAGTAAAAAAAGCATTTATAGGTGTAAATGCAATTAATGATAATGAAGTCTATACTTCAAATGAAGAAGAGGGAGTAACACAAGGGATCGTCTTGGATAATGCTAAAGAAAAATATATTGTAGCAGATTACAGTAAAATAGATAAAGAAGATTTTTATAGCTTTTATAATCTTGATGAAGTTACTGGAGTAGTTACTGATTCAAAAGTAACCTCAGATATGAAAATTAATATTGAGAAATATACAGCAGTTTTGAATGGAGAAGGAGGATTATCATGA
- the pta gene encoding phosphate acetyltransferase, which produces MDMFENLTEKIKGKEIKIVFPEGTEPRIQGAAVRLKSEGLVEPLLIGNVEEVTTAAKERGFNISDIQIFDPENYDKIDEMVASFVERRKGKATESQAKESLKDENYFGTMLVHMGLADGLVSGAVHSTGDTVRPALQIIKTKPGVSRTSGAFIMIRGREQEKYLFADCAININPNAQELAEIAVESAKTAEMFGIEPNVALLSFSTKGSASSPEQEKVAEAAKIAQELAPEYNIDGELQFDAAFVQTVANQKAPDSNVAGKATVFVFPEIQSGNIGYKIAQRFGAFEAVGPILQGLNKPISDLSRGCVEEDVYKTAIITANQTLV; this is translated from the coding sequence GTGGATATGTTTGAAAATTTAACAGAAAAGATCAAAGGGAAAGAAATTAAAATTGTTTTCCCAGAAGGAACAGAACCTCGTATTCAAGGTGCAGCTGTTCGTTTGAAGTCAGAAGGACTCGTAGAACCTCTTTTAATTGGAAATGTTGAGGAAGTTACTACAGCAGCAAAAGAACGTGGATTTAACATTAGTGATATTCAAATTTTCGACCCAGAAAATTATGACAAAATAGACGAGATGGTTGCATCATTCGTAGAACGTCGAAAAGGAAAAGCTACTGAAAGCCAAGCAAAAGAATCTTTAAAAGATGAAAACTACTTTGGTACGATGCTAGTTCATATGGGATTAGCCGATGGATTAGTAAGTGGAGCGGTTCATTCAACAGGAGATACCGTGCGTCCAGCATTACAAATTATCAAAACAAAACCAGGTGTGAGCCGTACAAGTGGAGCTTTCATCATGATCCGCGGCCGTGAACAAGAAAAGTATCTATTTGCAGACTGTGCAATCAACATTAATCCGAATGCACAAGAATTAGCAGAGATTGCAGTAGAAAGTGCGAAAACAGCAGAAATGTTTGGGATTGAACCAAATGTAGCTCTATTGAGCTTTTCTACTAAAGGTTCCGCTTCTTCTCCTGAACAAGAAAAAGTTGCAGAAGCAGCAAAGATTGCTCAAGAACTAGCACCTGAATACAACATCGACGGAGAATTACAATTTGACGCTGCATTCGTTCAAACGGTTGCAAACCAAAAAGCACCTGATTCTAATGTAGCTGGAAAAGCAACTGTATTTGTTTTCCCAGAAATCCAATCTGGAAATATCGGCTACAAAATTGCTCAACGTTTTGGAGCATTTGAAGCAGTTGGACCAATTTTACAAGGTCTAAATAAACCAATTTCTGACTTGTCACGTGGTTGTGTAGAAGAAGACGTCTATAAAACTGCAATCATTACTGCAAACCAAACGTTAGTATAA
- the murB gene encoding UDP-N-acetylmuramate dehydrogenase → MIIKGDEKLDAYTYTKTGGPADALVFPVAKDEVQEIVKWTYDHNVPLTILGNSSNVIIRDGGIRGIVMILTEMNGMKLEKNRLIVQSGAKLIDASKRALYEELTGLEFACGIPGSVGGAVYMNAGAYGGEVNAVIETVEVVTQQGERKIYQNEDLEFSYRHSKIQNTGDIVLETVFILEKGKKEKISAKMEELTELRTAKQPLEYPSCGSVFKRPAGYFTGKLIQEAGLQGKMLGGAQISMKHAGFIVNVNRATATDYINLIAHIQEIIFDVYEVKLETEVRIIGEDLLFDTEKAFIESISS, encoded by the coding sequence ATGATTATTAAAGGAGACGAGAAATTAGACGCTTATACATACACAAAAACGGGTGGTCCGGCTGATGCTTTAGTATTTCCTGTTGCAAAAGATGAAGTACAGGAAATAGTAAAATGGACATACGATCATAATGTGCCTCTAACCATCTTAGGGAATTCGAGTAATGTTATTATTCGAGATGGTGGAATTCGTGGAATTGTAATGATTTTAACGGAAATGAACGGAATGAAACTAGAAAAAAATCGCTTAATTGTACAAAGTGGCGCTAAATTAATTGATGCATCCAAACGAGCTCTTTATGAAGAACTAACAGGATTAGAATTTGCATGTGGAATCCCCGGTAGTGTTGGGGGAGCTGTTTATATGAATGCAGGTGCGTATGGTGGAGAGGTTAATGCTGTGATTGAAACAGTCGAGGTAGTCACACAACAAGGTGAACGAAAAATTTATCAAAATGAAGATTTAGAGTTTAGTTATCGACATAGTAAGATCCAAAATACAGGAGATATTGTCTTAGAAACGGTATTTATTTTGGAAAAAGGAAAGAAAGAAAAAATTTCTGCTAAAATGGAAGAACTGACTGAATTACGTACTGCTAAGCAACCACTAGAATATCCATCTTGTGGAAGTGTTTTCAAGCGTCCAGCAGGATATTTTACTGGCAAGTTAATCCAAGAAGCAGGTCTTCAAGGGAAAATGCTAGGCGGGGCACAAATTTCTATGAAACATGCTGGCTTTATTGTGAATGTGAACCGAGCTACTGCTACGGATTACATTAATTTGATTGCACATATCCAAGAAATTATATTTGATGTATATGAAGTAAAATTAGAAACTGAAGTCAGAATTATTGGTGAAGATTTATTATTTGATACAGAAAAAGCATTCATTGAAAGTATTTCATCATGA
- a CDS encoding ABC transporter ATP-binding protein translates to MKKPLITFQNFSFTYSDQLDPVLNELNITLYKGEKILIVGPSGSGKSTFARCLSGALPNSDNHDYSGSIIYGDGESEKSITNFLPNELAISMEESAEMVKKKDQQFGQKPTVQPFQSYLEQKKRAGMKWFLNKYPSLSQGFELLSDIQFDKISAAGLYLNETPMLIFDEPLANLDPKSGDLVMNFVDELHKKTDTTVILIEHRLEDALVSPIDRLLLFSDGRIIADGKPSDILKTDILSDIGIREPLYITAMRYAGINLDEIEHLDDVHKVNGPNLKIEMEKWLSYLPHFLYPENEGELLELQNVQFKYPWNEEDVIHDVSLKIREGEMLSIIGPNQSGKTTLAKIIAGLETTKRGKILWKGQDITEFDQEQMESLVGYVPQDPMEYITQESIYEEISYRLKKRNFPLEEINKRVEEAIRVCSLQYIRELSISTLSFGQLRRVMIASILALSPEMIIVDEPVAGQDFTRYTEIMSFLQTIHLQGVTVLLVTNDIHLMMEYTKRAVVMTNGEIIADASPVYILVSPDIIKKASLKETSLYTFANQIGMNDPFAFTEKFVHYDRVARLF, encoded by the coding sequence TTGAAGAAACCACTAATTACTTTTCAAAATTTTAGTTTTACCTATTCAGATCAGCTAGATCCTGTTTTAAATGAACTGAATATTACTCTTTATAAAGGCGAAAAAATTCTAATTGTGGGTCCCAGTGGATCAGGAAAATCTACCTTTGCTAGATGTTTGTCTGGAGCTCTTCCGAATAGTGACAACCACGATTACTCCGGTTCAATCATTTATGGAGATGGGGAGTCAGAAAAATCGATTACAAATTTTTTACCCAATGAATTAGCGATTAGCATGGAAGAAAGTGCTGAGATGGTAAAGAAAAAAGATCAACAATTTGGACAAAAGCCAACCGTTCAACCATTCCAATCGTACTTGGAGCAAAAGAAACGGGCAGGAATGAAATGGTTTTTAAATAAATATCCAAGTCTATCTCAAGGTTTTGAACTGTTAAGTGACATTCAGTTTGATAAAATATCCGCTGCAGGTCTTTATTTAAATGAAACTCCCATGTTAATTTTTGATGAACCGTTAGCAAATCTAGATCCTAAATCGGGTGATTTAGTGATGAATTTTGTTGATGAGTTACATAAAAAGACGGACACTACTGTTATTTTGATTGAACATCGTTTGGAAGATGCATTAGTTTCTCCAATCGATCGTCTTTTGTTGTTTTCAGATGGGCGGATTATCGCTGATGGAAAACCATCTGATATTTTAAAAACGGATATTCTTAGTGATATTGGAATTCGCGAACCTCTCTATATTACAGCTATGCGCTATGCAGGTATCAATCTAGACGAGATTGAACATTTGGATGATGTACATAAAGTAAACGGTCCAAATCTAAAAATAGAGATGGAAAAATGGTTGTCTTATTTACCACATTTTCTTTATCCAGAAAATGAAGGGGAGCTACTGGAGCTTCAAAATGTTCAATTCAAGTATCCGTGGAACGAGGAAGACGTGATTCACGATGTGAGCCTTAAAATTAGAGAAGGCGAAATGTTGAGTATCATTGGTCCAAATCAATCAGGAAAGACGACACTAGCAAAAATTATTGCAGGGTTAGAGACTACCAAACGAGGAAAAATTTTGTGGAAAGGCCAAGATATTACCGAATTTGATCAAGAGCAAATGGAAAGCTTAGTTGGATATGTTCCTCAAGATCCAATGGAATACATTACTCAAGAATCTATCTATGAAGAAATATCTTATCGCTTAAAGAAACGAAATTTCCCTTTAGAAGAAATAAATAAAAGAGTAGAAGAAGCAATTCGTGTGTGTAGTTTACAGTATATTCGCGAGTTATCAATTTCAACATTGAGTTTTGGGCAGTTGAGAAGAGTGATGATTGCTTCAATACTGGCCTTAAGTCCTGAAATGATTATCGTGGATGAACCGGTAGCCGGTCAAGATTTCACGCGATATACAGAAATAATGAGCTTTTTACAAACCATTCATTTGCAAGGAGTTACGGTTCTATTAGTTACAAATGATATTCATTTGATGATGGAGTATACGAAACGAGCTGTTGTAATGACAAATGGCGAAATTATTGCCGACGCTAGTCCTGTTTATATTCTAGTGAGTCCTGACATTATCAAAAAAGCTTCCTTAAAAGAAACAAGCTTATACACATTTGCAAATCAAATCGGAATGAATGATCCTTTTGCATTCACAGAGAAATTTGTTCATTATGACCGAGTAGCACGATTATTTTAA
- a CDS encoding exodeoxyribonuclease III encodes MSLKFVSWNVNGLRAIVKKNFLEDFVTFDADFFCLQETKLQEGQIDLEFPGYTSYWNYAVKKGYSGTAIFTKHTPLSVRKGMGIEEHDQEGRVLTLEYENFWLVNVYTPNSQPKLARVDYRMNWEDAFRDYLKTLEEDKPVIVCGDLNVAHTEIDLKNPQNNHKNPGFSDQEREKFSSLLEYGFVDTFRYYYPAVTGKYSWWSYRFNARKNNAGWRIDYFLVSKALKDQLLSADIHDDFLGSDHCPVSLTISI; translated from the coding sequence GTGAGTCTAAAATTTGTTTCTTGGAATGTAAATGGATTACGTGCCATTGTTAAGAAGAATTTTTTGGAAGATTTTGTAACATTTGATGCTGATTTCTTTTGTTTACAAGAAACTAAACTTCAAGAAGGTCAGATTGATTTAGAATTTCCTGGCTATACCTCTTATTGGAATTATGCAGTAAAAAAAGGATACTCAGGAACTGCTATTTTTACAAAACATACTCCTTTGTCCGTTCGAAAAGGGATGGGAATAGAAGAACATGATCAAGAAGGTAGAGTTTTAACTTTAGAGTATGAAAACTTTTGGTTAGTTAATGTGTATACACCAAATTCTCAACCAAAATTAGCCAGAGTAGATTATCGAATGAACTGGGAAGATGCCTTCCGAGATTATTTAAAAACACTAGAAGAAGATAAACCAGTAATTGTTTGTGGAGATTTAAATGTCGCTCACACAGAGATTGATTTAAAAAACCCTCAGAATAATCACAAAAATCCTGGCTTTTCAGACCAGGAAAGAGAGAAATTTTCATCTCTCTTGGAATACGGATTCGTTGATACATTCCGATACTATTACCCAGCGGTAACAGGGAAGTATTCTTGGTGGAGTTATCGATTTAATGCTAGAAAAAATAATGCTGGTTGGAGAATTGATTATTTTCTTGTTTCTAAAGCATTGAAAGACCAACTACTTTCTGCAGATATTCACGATGATTTTTTAGGAAGCGATCATTGCCCAGTTTCGCTTACTATTTCTATTTAA
- a CDS encoding glutathione peroxidase has product MSVFDFTVQDLENNSQSLDQYRGDVLLIVNTATKCGLVGQLKGLEKLQEEFKDKGFNVLGFPSNQFMGQEPLDGMEIKNECSLNYGVTFPLFDKIKVNGSDASDLYKYLVSETGNKFIKWNYTKFLVDREGNVVDRFAPTTSPENIRLDIEKIL; this is encoded by the coding sequence ATGAGTGTCTTCGATTTTACAGTACAAGACTTAGAAAATAATTCTCAAAGCTTAGATCAATACCGTGGGGATGTACTTTTAATTGTTAATACAGCAACAAAATGCGGTCTGGTTGGTCAACTAAAAGGACTAGAAAAACTACAGGAAGAGTTTAAAGATAAGGGGTTCAACGTACTCGGTTTCCCTAGTAATCAGTTTATGGGACAAGAACCGTTAGATGGAATGGAAATTAAGAATGAGTGTAGCTTAAACTATGGGGTTACATTTCCACTATTTGATAAAATAAAAGTAAACGGTTCCGATGCCAGTGATTTGTATAAATATTTGGTTTCAGAAACTGGTAATAAGTTTATTAAATGGAATTACACGAAATTTCTTGTCGATCGTGAAGGAAACGTAGTCGATCGTTTTGCACCAACTACTTCTCCTGAAAATATTAGATTAGATATCGAAAAAATATTATAA
- a CDS encoding GNAT family N-acetyltransferase → MKKEKIEIMIREAIPSDAKEILEFSAQSGSETPFLIYGEEGLDLSESFETMYLEGLLEKDNEVMLIATINNKELIGIASVGSSHKEKIRHVGEVGITVSEEFWGFGIGTVLMEEIEIWAKESKVIRRLELTVHADNERAIHLYEKMGYKKEGTLARAMQIDSVFYDGVIMSLLID, encoded by the coding sequence TTGAAAAAAGAAAAGATAGAAATCATGATTCGAGAAGCAATACCATCCGATGCCAAAGAGATTTTAGAGTTTAGTGCACAATCAGGTTCGGAAACTCCATTTTTAATATACGGAGAAGAGGGATTAGATCTATCAGAGTCTTTTGAAACCATGTATTTAGAAGGGTTACTCGAAAAAGATAATGAAGTAATGCTTATTGCCACGATTAATAACAAAGAATTGATTGGTATTGCATCGGTAGGATCCAGTCATAAAGAGAAAATTCGTCATGTAGGTGAAGTAGGGATTACGGTTTCGGAGGAATTTTGGGGATTTGGAATCGGTACAGTTTTAATGGAAGAAATAGAAATATGGGCAAAAGAAAGTAAAGTCATTCGCCGTTTAGAGTTAACTGTACACGCAGATAATGAACGTGCAATTCATTTATATGAAAAAATGGGATATAAAAAAGAAGGTACGTTAGCTAGAGCAATGCAAATTGATAGTGTGTTTTATGATGGAGTAATCATGAGTTTGTTGATCGATTAA
- the lacB gene encoding galactose-6-phosphate isomerase subunit LacB, with amino-acid sequence MIIALGNDHIVTDTKIAVSDYLKSKGHTIIDKGTYDFTRTHYPIYGKRVGEAVANGEVDLGIVICGTGVGISNGANKVKGVRAALVRDTATALYAKQKLNANVIGFGGKITGEHLIFSCIDQFIEAEYEKNKENEVIVQKLMSLEKNYDKENIEDKFDGFLKQWEVGAYQD; translated from the coding sequence ATGATTATTGCGTTAGGAAATGATCATATCGTTACAGACACTAAAATTGCAGTTTCTGATTATTTAAAATCTAAAGGGCATACGATTATTGATAAAGGAACTTATGATTTTACTCGAACTCATTATCCTATTTATGGTAAACGTGTAGGAGAAGCAGTTGCAAATGGGGAAGTAGATTTAGGGATTGTTATTTGTGGTACAGGAGTAGGTATTTCTAATGGGGCTAATAAGGTTAAGGGAGTTCGTGCTGCTTTAGTAAGAGACACAGCAACTGCTTTGTATGCTAAACAAAAACTGAATGCCAATGTTATAGGTTTTGGTGGAAAAATCACGGGTGAACATCTTATTTTCTCTTGTATTGATCAATTTATTGAAGCTGAGTACGAAAAAAATAAAGAGAATGAAGTAATTGTTCAGAAGCTAATGTCATTAGAAAAGAATTATGACAAGGAAAATATTGAGGATAAATTTGATGGGTTTTTAAAGCAATGGGAAGTTGGTGCTTATCAGGATTAA